In one window of Caenimonas aquaedulcis DNA:
- a CDS encoding SDR family NAD(P)-dependent oxidoreductase, translating into MTGTALNLAKEVVLITGGAQGLGEAMALAYARAGAAVVIADINEAGSLALAARIEGNGGRALGLALDVTDPQSVLGCVDAASRKFGYVSVLVNSAMFARYGPIEEVDAATIDRMLAVGLKGVLLMCQRVVPQMRDRKHGVILNISSVVGLAGVGYSSAYAALKGGADAITRGLAVELGHDGIRVNSIAPSAIPTEMSRRTLDEKGWEERRRRTPLGVIGRVEDVANAAVFLASDAAKFITGAVLPVDGGFAMAAMIPGIDIAAVQRSRGNPA; encoded by the coding sequence ATGACGGGGACAGCCTTGAACCTCGCGAAGGAAGTCGTCCTCATCACGGGCGGGGCCCAGGGCCTCGGGGAAGCAATGGCGCTCGCCTACGCCCGCGCCGGCGCTGCCGTGGTGATCGCCGACATCAACGAAGCCGGATCGCTCGCGCTCGCCGCGAGGATCGAGGGCAATGGCGGCAGGGCGCTGGGCCTGGCGCTGGACGTCACCGACCCGCAGAGTGTGCTCGGCTGTGTCGACGCGGCGTCGAGGAAGTTCGGGTACGTCTCGGTCCTCGTCAACAGCGCGATGTTCGCGCGCTATGGCCCCATCGAGGAGGTCGATGCGGCCACGATCGATCGCATGCTCGCCGTGGGACTCAAGGGGGTGCTGCTGATGTGCCAGCGGGTCGTTCCGCAGATGCGCGACAGGAAGCACGGCGTCATCCTCAATATCTCGTCGGTCGTGGGGCTGGCGGGTGTCGGCTACAGCAGCGCGTACGCCGCGCTCAAGGGCGGCGCAGATGCCATCACGCGCGGGCTGGCCGTGGAGCTCGGGCACGACGGCATTCGCGTGAATTCGATCGCACCGAGCGCCATCCCGACCGAGATGTCGCGCCGGACGCTCGACGAGAAAGGCTGGGAAGAGCGCCGCCGCCGCACGCCGCTCGGCGTGATCGGCCGTGTCGAAGACGTCGCCAACGCGGCGGTGTTCCTCGCGTCCGATGCGGCGAAGTTCATCACCGGCGCGGTGCTCCCGGTGGATGGCGGCTTCGCCATGGCGGCAATGATCCCCGGCATCGATATCGCTGCCGTGCAGCGGTCGCGTGGCAATCCCGCCTAA
- a CDS encoding Bug family tripartite tricarboxylate transporter substrate binding protein produces MRTIHAFGRRAVLALAAAAFGTFAAAPAMAQAYPNRPIKLIVPWPAGGVTDASARLLAQHLGDRLKQNVVVDNRAGANGRIGAELAAKSPPDGYTFFLASAETHAINPTVFASVPYDPIKDFVAIAPYAINPFTVTARADIKASNMKEAVALAKASPGKLTSASWGIGSTSQIILEMIKGQAGIDVLHVPFQGEAPAVTALLGSQVDLMVMPAARADQLSRDGKVKVLAVTTGSRFALLKDVPTLSEQGYKIDVANWFGVVAPAKTPPEVVQKVNEEINALLRGNEFPEALRKLGVDAHPAMTAPQYQKFIETEGTRWGTVIKAARIRLE; encoded by the coding sequence ATGAGAACCATCCACGCCTTCGGGCGCCGAGCCGTCCTTGCCTTGGCCGCCGCGGCCTTCGGCACTTTTGCCGCCGCTCCCGCGATGGCCCAGGCCTACCCCAATCGGCCCATCAAGCTGATCGTGCCGTGGCCCGCAGGCGGGGTGACCGACGCTTCCGCGCGGCTGCTCGCGCAGCACCTGGGCGATCGCCTCAAGCAGAACGTGGTCGTGGACAACCGCGCCGGCGCCAACGGCCGCATCGGCGCGGAGCTCGCCGCGAAGTCGCCGCCGGACGGCTACACGTTCTTCCTGGCGAGTGCCGAGACGCACGCGATCAATCCGACCGTGTTCGCTTCCGTCCCGTACGACCCCATCAAGGATTTCGTCGCGATCGCGCCCTATGCGATCAACCCGTTCACGGTGACCGCCCGCGCCGACATCAAGGCATCGAACATGAAGGAGGCCGTGGCGCTGGCCAAAGCCTCGCCCGGCAAGCTGACCAGCGCGAGCTGGGGTATCGGCAGCACGTCGCAGATCATCCTGGAGATGATCAAGGGCCAGGCCGGCATCGACGTGCTCCACGTGCCTTTCCAGGGTGAAGCGCCGGCCGTCACCGCGCTGCTCGGCAGCCAGGTCGACCTGATGGTCATGCCCGCCGCGCGCGCAGACCAGTTGTCCAGGGACGGCAAGGTGAAAGTGCTCGCAGTCACCACCGGAAGCCGCTTCGCCCTGCTGAAGGACGTGCCCACGCTCTCCGAGCAAGGCTACAAGATCGACGTGGCCAACTGGTTTGGCGTGGTCGCGCCCGCGAAGACGCCGCCGGAAGTGGTGCAGAAGGTCAACGAAGAGATCAACGCCCTCCTGCGCGGGAACGAATTTCCCGAGGCCCTGCGCAAGCTCGGCGTGGACGCGCATCCCGCGATGACCGCGCCGCAGTACCAGAAGTTCATCGAAACCGAAGGCACGCGCTGGGGCACCGTGATCAAGGCCGCCAGGATCCGGCTCGAGTGA
- a CDS encoding isocitrate lyase/PEP mutase family protein, which translates to MTHAERRAAFRRTVETRRGTLLAGAFNAMSARVIEDIGFEAVYLTGAGVTNMALGLPDFSYAGLNEIADHTARIRDVVALPLVVDADTGFGNAMNVRHTVKVLERSGADAIQMEDQAFPKKCGHFDGKAVISAAEMASKIKAAVDAREDPDFLVIGRTDARGVEGFEAAIERAHRYAEAGADILFVEAMTTMDEITAVAKAFTKPLLINIVVGGKTPAMPVRAFGEMGYSLVLYANTALQGAVLGMQRALGALKKDGLIEEKGGLVVGFAERQRLVGKPGLDELAKGYAT; encoded by the coding sequence ATGACCCACGCAGAACGCCGCGCCGCATTCCGGCGCACCGTGGAAACCCGCAGGGGCACTTTGCTGGCCGGCGCGTTCAACGCGATGAGCGCGCGCGTCATCGAGGACATCGGCTTCGAGGCCGTCTACCTCACCGGCGCGGGCGTGACGAACATGGCTCTGGGCTTGCCCGACTTCAGCTATGCCGGCTTGAACGAGATCGCGGACCACACGGCGCGCATCCGCGACGTCGTCGCGCTGCCGCTGGTGGTGGACGCCGACACGGGCTTCGGCAACGCGATGAACGTCCGCCACACCGTGAAGGTGCTCGAGCGCAGCGGCGCCGACGCGATCCAGATGGAAGACCAGGCCTTCCCGAAGAAATGCGGCCACTTCGACGGCAAGGCGGTCATTTCCGCTGCGGAGATGGCATCCAAGATCAAGGCAGCCGTCGACGCGCGCGAGGATCCCGACTTCCTGGTCATCGGCCGTACCGATGCGCGCGGCGTGGAGGGCTTCGAGGCCGCCATCGAGCGCGCGCATCGCTATGCCGAAGCCGGCGCTGACATCCTGTTCGTCGAGGCCATGACCACGATGGACGAGATCACCGCGGTCGCAAAGGCATTCACCAAGCCCTTGCTGATCAACATCGTGGTTGGCGGCAAGACGCCGGCCATGCCGGTACGGGCCTTCGGCGAGATGGGCTACAGCCTCGTGCTGTATGCGAATACCGCGTTGCAAGGCGCCGTGCTCGGCATGCAAAGGGCGTTGGGTGCCCTGAAAAAGGACGGCCTCATCGAGGAGAAGGGCGGACTCGTCGTCGGTTTCGCCGAGCGGCAGCGCCTCGTCGGAAAACCGGGCCTCGACGAACTCGCGAAGGGGTATGCCACATGA